CCTTGTGCGAGGGCACGGCATTCTGAATGCCGTTCACCACCACCCTGTCGTCAATATCGAGACCTTTGTTAATCGCTCTCATGCCTTGATCAAGCGTTCCTGTGCTCACCCGTTTTAATACCACGGTATCGGTTTTATCCACCGTCAAGACATAAGCGCCGATCTGGTCGTATTGAATGGCGGTATCGGGAATAGCGAGCCGTGGTGAGGGTTTGCTGATAGGAATGCGGACCTGAACAAAAAGCCCGGGCAAAAGGGGGTAATCCTTGTTGTCGAGCAGCGCACGGAACTCCATGCTTCCAGTGGATGCGTTCAACCCGGTGTTAACGAAATCCAGCTTGCCCTGATGGGGGAAATCACTTTCATTCTGCATGCCGACGTACACCGGAATTTTATGCAGTTCATTGGGTTTAAACCCCCGCGCCCGTGCCGCTTCCCGCAATTTAATTAAATCCAGTTCATTTAAATTGAAATAAACATAGATGGGATTAATCTGTTCAATAGTGGCCAATTCGGTTGCCTGCCCATGACCCACGAGATTGCCGACATCCACCAGATGCCGCCCAATGCGCCCATCGAAAGGGGCCTGAACATGGGTATAGCTGTAATTAATCTGTGCAATTTTAACGTTGGCTTCTGCCTTGGCCACTTCAGCCTTGGATTCGTCGCGCTTGGCAGACCATTTTTCCACGTTTTTTAACGACGTCGCATTCTCTTTGTACATCTGTTGCTGGCGCGCGTATTCTGCCTGATCATAGGCATAAGCGGCTTTTTGAGCAGCCAGGGTATCTTCTGCTTCATGCAGTTTTTGCAGATAAGGTTCAGGCTCGATGATAAACAGCTCCTGGCCTTTTTTAACAAAGGAACCATCAACGAATTGAATCGCGTCCAGGTAGCCTTCCACCCGGGCGACTAAATTGACAGAATTGTAAGCAATGGTATTTCCTGTCTGCGTGATGTAATCAGTCATTTCCATGCGGGTGGGATGGCTTACGATCACGGCCGGTGCAGGCGGCGCGGGCGGTGTACTTTGAGAATAGTGATGAATAAACCAGTAAAGCAATAAAAGGACTATCCCACCCGCTGCAATTTTTAAAATCAATGATTTATTCTCGGCTGTCATCATAACCCATCACCAGTTTGGTAGGTAAAGCTGTTTAATTTGCTGCTCGGTCGTGGTTGGGCGCTCATGGTTTGGTTGTTTGAGCAAACTGCCCCAATTGGTTCGTGCAGCCATTTCCTGTTTTATCGCTTCTGGAACGATATCATTGCCCCTTCGGATTTGCCAACCGCCGCCTAAGGCGCGATAAAGCGCGACCAGCGATTTGGCAATCTCGCCTTCCGCATTGATCAATGATTTCTGTATACGCAATTGTTGCTGCTCCGCATTCAGTACAGCGGTGTAATTTGCTTCTCCCTCGCGATAACGGATGAGAGCAAGACGCGTGGTTTTCGTGGCCGACGTATTCGCAGAACCCAGCAAGGCCGTGGTTTTTCGTGCCT
This region of Legionella taurinensis genomic DNA includes:
- a CDS encoding efflux RND transporter periplasmic adaptor subunit, producing MTAENKSLILKIAAGGIVLLLLYWFIHHYSQSTPPAPPAPAVIVSHPTRMEMTDYITQTGNTIAYNSVNLVARVEGYLDAIQFVDGSFVKKGQELFIIEPEPYLQKLHEAEDTLAAQKAAYAYDQAEYARQQQMYKENATSLKNVEKWSAKRDESKAEVAKAEANVKIAQINYSYTHVQAPFDGRIGRHLVDVGNLVGHGQATELATIEQINPIYVYFNLNELDLIKLREAARARGFKPNELHKIPVYVGMQNESDFPHQGKLDFVNTGLNASTGSMEFRALLDNKDYPLLPGLFVQVRIPISKPSPRLAIPDTAIQYDQIGAYVLTVDKTDTVVLKRVSTGTLDQGMRAINKGLDIDDRVVVNGIQNAVPSHKVTPKKESE